A single genomic interval of Crocosphaera sp. UHCC 0190 harbors:
- the lpdA gene encoding dihydrolipoyl dehydrogenase has protein sequence MSDQFDYDLIIIGAGVGGHGAALHAVKCGLKTAIIEAKDMGGTCVNRGCIPSKALLAASGRVRELQDAHHLNSLGIAIGGVQFQREAIADHATNLVNKIRGDLTNSLKRLKVETIHGWGKVVDSQKVSVLTDNGEKIITAKDIMLCPGSVPFVPRGVEIDHKTVFTSDEAVKLETLPQWIAIIGSGYIGLEFSDIYTALGCEVTMIEALDTLMPGFDPEISKIAERVLIKTRDIETYSGVFATKITPGAPVTIELTDAKTKEVIDVLQVDACLVATGRIPATKNLGLENIGVETNRGFIPVNDKMEVLRDGQPVPHLWAVGDATGKMMLAHAASGQGVIAIENICGREKTIDYRSIPAAAFTHPEISYVGLTEPAALELGEKEGFEVSSVKAYFKGNSKALAEGETDGIAKVIYRKDNGEVLGVHIIGIHASDLIQEAANAIAQRQRVQNLAFNIHTHPTLSEVLDEAYKRADVAV, from the coding sequence ATGAGTGATCAATTTGATTATGATTTAATCATTATCGGTGCAGGAGTCGGGGGCCATGGTGCGGCTTTACACGCGGTTAAATGTGGACTGAAAACCGCGATCATCGAAGCGAAAGACATGGGAGGAACTTGTGTTAACCGAGGTTGTATTCCCTCAAAAGCCTTATTAGCAGCATCAGGAAGAGTTAGAGAATTACAAGATGCTCACCATCTTAACAGTTTAGGCATTGCCATCGGCGGGGTGCAATTTCAACGGGAAGCGATCGCGGATCATGCCACCAATTTAGTCAATAAAATTCGGGGTGATCTCACCAATAGTTTAAAACGTCTCAAGGTAGAAACTATTCACGGTTGGGGAAAAGTGGTTGATAGTCAAAAAGTCAGCGTCTTAACTGATAATGGGGAAAAAATTATCACCGCCAAAGATATTATGCTTTGTCCGGGATCAGTGCCTTTTGTGCCTCGCGGTGTTGAAATCGACCATAAAACGGTCTTTACCAGTGACGAAGCCGTAAAATTAGAAACCTTACCCCAATGGATCGCTATCATTGGCAGTGGTTATATTGGCCTGGAATTTTCTGATATTTATACCGCATTAGGGTGTGAAGTCACCATGATTGAAGCCTTAGACACCTTAATGCCAGGATTTGATCCCGAAATCTCCAAAATTGCCGAACGAGTCTTAATTAAAACCCGTGATATTGAAACCTATTCCGGTGTTTTTGCCACAAAAATAACCCCAGGCGCACCCGTTACCATTGAATTAACGGATGCCAAAACCAAAGAAGTGATCGATGTTTTACAGGTAGACGCTTGTTTAGTCGCCACAGGGCGCATTCCTGCCACCAAAAATTTAGGCTTAGAAAACATTGGGGTTGAAACCAATCGCGGTTTTATCCCTGTCAATGACAAAATGGAAGTATTACGGGATGGTCAACCTGTCCCCCATCTTTGGGCCGTCGGAGATGCAACCGGTAAAATGATGTTAGCCCATGCAGCATCAGGCCAAGGGGTGATCGCCATTGAGAATATTTGTGGACGGGAGAAAACCATAGACTATCGCAGTATTCCGGCCGCTGCTTTTACCCATCCTGAAATTAGCTATGTCGGTTTAACGGAACCCGCAGCCCTCGAATTAGGGGAAAAAGAGGGGTTTGAGGTTTCAAGCGTCAAAGCTTACTTTAAAGGCAATTCTAAAGCCCTTGCAGAAGGGGAAACCGATGGCATTGCTAAGGTGATCTACCGCAAAGATAACGGGGAAGTCTTAGGGGTGCATATTATTGGCATCCATGCCTCAGACTTAATTCAAGAAGCCGCCAATGCGATCGCCCAACGTCAAAGAGTGCAGAATTTAGCCTTTAATATCCATACTCACCCAACCCTCTCAGAAGTGTTAGATGAGGCTTATAAACGGGCTGATGTCGCTGTTTAA
- a CDS encoding DNA topoisomerase (ATP-hydrolyzing) yields the protein MAKQQTLLGTGEIIPTALHAEMQRSYLEYAMSVIVGRALPDVRDGLKPVHRRILYAMHELGLTPDRPFRKCARVVGDVLGKYHPHGDQSVYDALVRMVQDFSSRYPLLAGHGNFGSVDNDPPAAMRYTETRLSPIADQGMLSEISEAIVDFSSNFDNSQQEPVVLPAQLPILLLNGCTGIAVGMATNIPPHNLGEVVDGLIALIDTPDLSDEKLWKIIPGPDFPTGGEIIETQGIQEAYSSGKGIIPVRGVTRIETLNVGRQRRKERTAIIVTELPYQVNKSAWIEKIADLVNQGRLEGIADLRDESDRTGMRVVIELKRDATTKGVLKALYKQTALQSNFGAILLALVDNQPRQLSLRQLLEEFLKFREQTLTRQYRHELQECQNRLHLLEGLLISLNNLDAVIDILRNAADGTTAKVRFQAELNISDAQANGILAMPMRRLTGLERQKLQAEYEALQGKINELETLLNDRQELLKGLKKELRSLKRKYGDARRTRIIKPTPTKGKTTKAESEKTAIDKAEKSTPKPEKSQPQPSQPLTLFTPQTPPKDAILEMTHQGTIAWGSPNSKVTENNRPIYSEPIQEREQFVAITDTGKAYPVAVQDVPPIDIQSIPLLSLLPKSAQRDAKKVVSVFFLPETTENQDLLLLTQQGKIKRIKQSELTELTNRGLVLIKLKEGDFLNYICPTTEGQETAIATSGGRVLRFPITDEQIPTMGRNAQGNQALKLRYNEAIVSCVTLNSNQVLLLVSQLGYGKRLRLTDLRITKLGDIGTQALQFTQKNDSLVGMILAKKGQEFTLITTNQQALVIPFDSIPLWGKDGPGDRLNKLPQKETIYAVI from the coding sequence ATGGCCAAACAACAAACACTCTTAGGAACAGGTGAAATTATTCCAACCGCGTTACACGCAGAGATGCAACGTTCCTATTTAGAGTATGCCATGAGCGTCATTGTGGGACGGGCCCTGCCAGATGTGCGGGATGGACTCAAACCCGTTCACCGTCGCATTCTCTACGCCATGCACGAGTTAGGATTAACCCCTGATCGCCCTTTTCGTAAATGCGCTCGTGTGGTGGGAGATGTCTTGGGAAAATATCATCCCCACGGCGATCAATCGGTGTATGATGCCTTGGTTCGCATGGTACAAGACTTTTCGAGTCGTTACCCTTTATTAGCGGGTCACGGAAATTTTGGCTCGGTGGATAATGATCCCCCTGCGGCCATGCGTTATACCGAAACCAGACTTTCTCCTATTGCCGATCAAGGAATGTTGAGTGAGATCAGCGAGGCGATCGTTGATTTTAGTAGCAATTTTGATAATTCTCAACAGGAACCCGTCGTTCTCCCGGCTCAATTACCCATTTTATTACTCAATGGCTGTACTGGCATTGCTGTGGGAATGGCCACCAATATTCCGCCCCATAATTTAGGGGAAGTGGTAGATGGGTTAATTGCTTTGATTGATACTCCTGATCTATCTGATGAGAAATTATGGAAGATTATTCCTGGACCAGATTTTCCCACAGGGGGGGAAATTATCGAAACCCAGGGCATTCAAGAAGCTTATAGTAGTGGCAAAGGCATTATTCCTGTTCGGGGGGTGACACGCATTGAAACCCTCAACGTGGGACGACAACGACGCAAGGAACGAACGGCAATTATCGTCACAGAATTGCCCTATCAGGTAAATAAGTCCGCTTGGATTGAAAAAATTGCCGATTTGGTTAACCAGGGACGGTTAGAGGGTATTGCCGATCTGCGGGATGAAAGCGATCGCACGGGAATGCGGGTGGTAATTGAATTAAAGCGGGATGCAACGACGAAAGGGGTTTTAAAAGCTTTATATAAACAAACGGCTTTACAAAGTAATTTTGGGGCAATTTTATTGGCCTTAGTTGATAACCAACCTCGTCAATTATCCCTCCGTCAATTATTAGAAGAATTTTTGAAGTTTCGGGAACAAACCTTAACCCGTCAATACCGTCACGAATTACAAGAATGTCAAAATCGCTTGCATCTTTTGGAGGGGTTATTAATTTCTCTGAATAATTTAGATGCCGTGATTGATATTTTACGAAATGCGGCGGATGGCACCACAGCAAAAGTGAGATTTCAAGCAGAATTAAATATTAGTGATGCTCAAGCTAACGGGATTTTAGCTATGCCCATGCGTCGTTTAACGGGGTTAGAACGGCAAAAATTACAGGCTGAATATGAGGCGTTACAAGGGAAAATCAATGAGTTAGAAACCCTACTAAATGATCGTCAAGAGTTATTGAAAGGGTTAAAAAAAGAACTGCGATCGCTGAAACGAAAATACGGAGATGCAAGACGCACCCGTATCATTAAACCCACTCCCACCAAAGGCAAAACAACCAAAGCAGAATCAGAAAAAACGGCAATAGATAAGGCTGAAAAATCCACTCCCAAACCTGAAAAATCTCAGCCCCAACCCAGTCAACCTTTAACCCTATTTACACCCCAAACTCCTCCTAAAGATGCCATTTTAGAAATGACTCATCAGGGAACAATTGCCTGGGGTTCTCCTAATAGTAAAGTTACTGAAAACAATAGACCTATTTATAGTGAACCCATTCAAGAGAGAGAACAATTTGTGGCAATAACTGATACAGGAAAAGCTTATCCTGTGGCGGTTCAAGATGTTCCTCCGATTGATATTCAATCTATTCCCTTACTGAGTTTATTACCCAAAAGCGCACAACGAGACGCGAAGAAAGTTGTGTCTGTTTTCTTCTTACCAGAAACCACAGAAAATCAAGACTTATTATTACTGACACAACAGGGCAAAATTAAACGAATTAAACAGTCAGAATTAACCGAGTTAACCAATCGAGGTTTAGTCTTAATTAAACTCAAAGAAGGGGATTTTCTCAATTATATTTGTCCCACAACAGAAGGACAAGAAACAGCCATTGCTACCTCTGGGGGCCGTGTTTTACGGTTTCCTATTACTGATGAACAAATTCCCACTATGGGCCGTAATGCTCAAGGAAATCAAGCCCTTAAATTACGCTATAATGAGGCCATTGTTAGCTGTGTCACCCTCAATAGTAATCAAGTCCTTTTATTAGTCTCTCAATTGGGTTATGGTAAACGGTTAAGACTAACAGATTTAAGAATCACTAAATTGGGAGATATTGGCACTCAAGCTCTACAATTTACCCAGAAAAATGATAGTTTAGTCGGGATGATTTTAGCCAAAAAAGGCCAAGAATTTACCCTAATTACGACAAATCAACAAGCCTTAGTAATTCCATTTGATTCTATACCATTATGGGGCAAAGATGGGCCAGGCGATCGCTTAAACAAGCTACCGCAAAAAGAAACCATTTATGCCGTAATTTAG
- a CDS encoding NAD-dependent epimerase/dehydratase family protein yields MRILIMGGTRFIGVYLTKELVKQGHEVVLFNRGNKPAPVPGIQQIKGDRTDVTQLKEKLGSEKFDAVFDNNGRELSDTQPLVEIFKDKIKHFVYVSSAGVYLKSDQMPHIEGDEVDPKSRHKGKFETETYLEKAGIPWTSIRPTYIYGPQNYNDLEAWFFDRIVRNRPILIPGNGLHFTQFGHVQDLVISMASVLGNQQAIGQIYNISGERYVTFDGLARACAVAAGKSSDEVKIVHYDPKQFDFGKKKAFPLRMQHFFADIHKALTELNWQPKYDLITGLKDSFDNDYLASNRHKNDIDFSLDEIILSDQR; encoded by the coding sequence ATGCGTATTCTCATCATGGGGGGAACCCGTTTTATTGGGGTTTATTTGACCAAAGAATTAGTTAAACAAGGTCATGAGGTGGTCTTATTTAACCGAGGAAATAAACCCGCACCCGTCCCAGGTATTCAACAAATTAAAGGCGATCGCACTGATGTAACTCAACTCAAAGAGAAGTTAGGATCAGAAAAATTTGATGCTGTTTTTGATAACAATGGCCGGGAATTAAGTGATACTCAACCTTTAGTTGAAATCTTCAAAGATAAGATTAAACACTTTGTTTATGTTAGCTCAGCAGGGGTTTATTTAAAATCCGATCAAATGCCCCATATTGAAGGGGATGAAGTTGATCCTAAAAGTCGTCATAAAGGGAAATTTGAGACAGAAACTTACTTAGAAAAAGCAGGAATTCCTTGGACATCCATTCGTCCTACTTATATTTATGGCCCCCAAAATTATAATGATTTAGAGGCTTGGTTTTTTGATAGAATTGTCAGAAATCGCCCCATTCTTATTCCTGGTAACGGCTTACATTTTACTCAATTTGGCCATGTTCAAGACTTAGTAATATCTATGGCCTCTGTGTTAGGAAATCAACAAGCGATCGGGCAAATTTATAATATTTCAGGGGAGCGTTATGTTACCTTTGATGGGTTGGCCCGCGCTTGTGCGGTTGCGGCCGGTAAATCCTCTGATGAAGTAAAGATTGTTCATTATGATCCTAAACAATTTGACTTTGGTAAAAAGAAAGCTTTTCCCTTAAGAATGCAGCACTTTTTTGCGGATATTCATAAAGCTTTAACTGAATTAAATTGGCAACCTAAATATGATTTAATTACAGGGTTAAAAGACTCCTTTGACAATGATTATTTAGCCTCAAATCGTCATAAAAATGACATAGATTTCTCCTTAGATGAGATCATTTTATCTGATCAAAGATAA
- a CDS encoding phycobiliprotein lyase yields MDIQTFLELCVGQWFSQRSSYQFEAQKAESHKSELTVELFSAEHTEVMAICQQYGLKPNNSMIGQKISWDNAVDWGKAKQGGTTTIIIVPDENNPQIGRILRGINAQLSSSTGNYSLGQDEALTLTLEGDNIHIEERLWFASPNLRLRSSLIKGANGYSRTAFYSEIRKLPPKDAA; encoded by the coding sequence ATGGACATACAAACGTTTTTAGAATTATGTGTAGGACAATGGTTTTCTCAGCGAAGTAGCTATCAATTTGAAGCGCAAAAAGCTGAGAGCCATAAATCAGAATTAACCGTAGAATTGTTCAGTGCTGAACATACAGAAGTCATGGCTATTTGTCAACAGTATGGGCTGAAACCAAACAATTCTATGATCGGACAGAAAATCAGTTGGGATAACGCTGTTGACTGGGGAAAAGCCAAACAAGGTGGCACCACAACTATTATCATAGTTCCTGATGAAAATAACCCCCAAATAGGACGAATTTTACGGGGAATAAATGCTCAACTTTCTTCATCAACAGGAAACTATAGTTTAGGACAAGATGAAGCCCTAACCTTGACTTTAGAAGGGGATAATATTCACATTGAAGAACGGTTATGGTTTGCTAGTCCTAATTTAAGACTCCGTTCCAGTTTAATTAAAGGAGCAAATGGTTACAGTCGCACGGCGTTTTATTCAGAAATTCGGAAACTACCCCCGAAAGATGCGGCCTAA
- a CDS encoding HEAT repeat domain-containing protein, which yields MSKLSLDQISVQLESENSRDRLLALAYLREVSAEDAVPLIKKVLDDEMLQVRSMAVFALGVKQTNECFPILVKLLENDPDYGIRADAAGALGYLRDQRAFEPLSRAFYEDTQWLVRFSAAVSLGNLGDIRAQELLLQALDSEETVVKQAAIAALGEIKAIDAVNDILRFADSEDWLIRQRLAQALGNLNTEKSKSALKFLAKDEHPQVREAALFSLQSLERETEKLV from the coding sequence ATGAGTAAGCTCAGTTTAGACCAAATTTCCGTACAACTCGAAAGCGAAAATTCCCGCGATCGCCTATTGGCCCTTGCTTACTTACGAGAAGTATCCGCAGAAGATGCTGTCCCCCTGATCAAAAAAGTCTTAGACGATGAAATGCTACAAGTGCGATCAATGGCGGTTTTCGCCTTGGGAGTCAAACAAACAAACGAATGTTTCCCCATTCTTGTTAAACTCCTAGAGAATGACCCCGACTATGGCATTCGCGCTGATGCCGCAGGTGCGTTAGGATATTTAAGGGATCAACGGGCCTTTGAACCCCTGTCAAGAGCATTTTATGAAGATACTCAATGGTTAGTGCGCTTTAGTGCTGCCGTCTCTTTAGGCAACTTAGGAGATATCCGCGCTCAAGAGTTATTATTGCAAGCGTTAGACAGTGAGGAAACCGTCGTTAAACAAGCGGCGATCGCAGCGTTAGGGGAAATTAAAGCGATCGATGCGGTGAATGATATTTTGCGCTTTGCAGACTCAGAAGACTGGTTAATTCGTCAACGGTTAGCCCAAGCATTAGGGAATTTAAACACCGAAAAAAGCAAGTCCGCGCTGAAATTCTTGGCTAAAGACGAACATCCTCAAGTGCGTGAAGCCGCCCTATTTTCGTTACAATCCTTAGAACGGGAGACAGAGAAGTTAGTGTAA
- a CDS encoding DNA methyltransferase: MSYQGNKGKNIHGWFRYKEGFSEELVKNLINKFGIQSNDTLLEPFGGSGTTLLVAQSLGINAIGFEILPICHLIWQAKSNINKYNLEELNNILKLIETQTPQKVDLNFPHLKITQSAFSQETENDLMFYTHQITILDISQETRILLKMLLMSILEEISYTRKDGQYLRWDYRSDKIKQRNQTRLQQEKKPIKLFDKGDLPTVKEAFMKVLKITIDDINSLKTRSFIYDKSYQDFRQGSVLELLPKIEAEKFSGVITSPPYCNRYDYTRTYALELAYLGIDEIEIRQLRQSQLSCTVENRSKLESLENLYSSLEQHNRFLFCQKILNTNQVFEEINNALETRWKRGEVNNKGILLMVKNYLIELTFVILEMYRTCQQGAYVILVNDLVKYSGEIIPIDTFFTEIAEKIGFSPVTIYILPQRKGNSSQQMGKFGRTALRKSITVWQKP, encoded by the coding sequence GTGAGTTATCAAGGAAATAAAGGAAAAAATATTCATGGATGGTTTAGATATAAAGAAGGATTTTCAGAAGAATTAGTTAAAAATCTTATTAATAAATTTGGCATTCAATCTAATGATACATTATTAGAACCTTTTGGCGGTTCAGGAACAACCTTATTAGTTGCTCAGTCTTTAGGAATTAATGCCATTGGGTTTGAAATTTTACCTATTTGTCATTTAATTTGGCAAGCAAAATCAAATATTAATAAATATAATTTAGAAGAATTAAACAATATTTTAAAACTAATTGAAACTCAAACACCTCAAAAGGTTGATCTGAATTTTCCTCATCTCAAAATTACTCAATCTGCTTTTTCTCAAGAGACAGAAAATGATTTAATGTTTTATACACATCAAATTACAATACTTGATATTTCTCAAGAAACAAGAATTTTACTGAAGATGTTGTTAATGAGTATTCTTGAAGAAATCAGCTATACAAGAAAGGATGGTCAATATTTAAGGTGGGATTATAGATCTGATAAAATAAAGCAAAGAAATCAAACAAGATTACAGCAAGAAAAAAAGCCTATTAAGCTTTTTGACAAAGGAGATTTGCCAACCGTCAAAGAAGCTTTCATGAAAGTTTTAAAAATAACTATTGATGATATAAATTCACTCAAAACCAGAAGTTTTATCTATGACAAAAGCTATCAAGATTTTCGGCAAGGTAGTGTTTTAGAATTATTGCCTAAAATTGAAGCTGAAAAATTTTCTGGAGTGATTACTTCACCCCCTTATTGTAATCGTTATGATTATACAAGAACCTATGCTTTAGAATTAGCTTACTTGGGAATTGATGAAATAGAAATTCGTCAACTCCGTCAAAGTCAATTATCCTGTACTGTTGAAAATCGCTCAAAATTAGAAAGTTTAGAAAATCTATATAGTTCTTTAGAACAACACAATAGATTTTTATTCTGTCAAAAAATCTTAAATACTAATCAAGTATTTGAAGAAATTAATAATGCTCTAGAAACAAGATGGAAACGAGGAGAAGTTAACAATAAAGGTATTCTTTTAATGGTTAAAAATTATTTAATTGAATTAACTTTTGTAATTTTAGAAATGTATAGAACTTGTCAGCAAGGAGCCTATGTTATTCTAGTCAATGATCTGGTAAAATATAGTGGTGAAATCATTCCGATTGATACATTTTTTACAGAAATAGCGGAAAAGATCGGTTTTTCTCCCGTTACTATCTATATTTTGCCCCAAAGAAAAGGAAATAGTAGTCAACAAATGGGTAAATTTGGACGCACTGCATTGCGAAAAAGTATTACTGTTTGGCAAAAACCTTGA
- a CDS encoding XcyI family restriction endonuclease yields the protein MSQDFLHESLQIDYRLRATFFYRKLYDLGFKYFHDEIFKLIEIADTYNWEQKNNWGVSETAWMILEKSKIPQMAVFAHPRVLQEQSKLSAYYRSVAMLPQKAVNKLAFTIKSIEEGKKLSADKSVILCQLYNSHSSLIIESANEYTQDDIYALMYASAGAQIQGSWNNKIGEEAEILTRKLIIRTLLEQDLIVSTIYKEGNSNTQLNNLIEQTALISGIRLKNQTSILFSSEPDISFLNANGELVAVIEVKGGKDTAGALERYGAAKKSFEEARRLNPEVITIFLANCITQEVNKRLKSDELVTNIYDLTQIVSKDEFRQQFAVDILKFIKIDLKKK from the coding sequence ATGAGTCAAGACTTTCTTCATGAATCTCTACAAATAGATTATAGATTAAGAGCGACTTTTTTTTATAGAAAGTTATATGATTTAGGGTTCAAATATTTTCATGATGAAATATTTAAACTCATAGAAATTGCTGACACTTATAACTGGGAACAAAAAAATAATTGGGGAGTTTCTGAGACAGCATGGATGATTTTAGAAAAAAGTAAAATTCCTCAGATGGCGGTTTTTGCACATCCGAGAGTTTTGCAAGAACAATCTAAATTATCAGCTTATTATCGAAGCGTTGCTATGCTTCCTCAAAAAGCGGTGAATAAATTAGCATTTACAATTAAAAGTATAGAAGAAGGTAAAAAATTATCAGCCGATAAATCAGTGATTCTTTGCCAACTTTATAACTCCCATTCTAGCTTGATAATAGAAAGTGCTAATGAATATACACAAGATGACATTTATGCACTGATGTATGCTTCTGCTGGCGCACAAATTCAAGGTTCTTGGAATAATAAAATTGGAGAGGAAGCAGAGATTTTAACTCGAAAATTAATTATTCGTACCTTATTAGAACAGGATTTAATTGTTTCGACAATTTATAAAGAGGGGAACTCAAATACTCAATTAAATAATTTGATAGAGCAAACTGCTTTAATATCAGGTATTCGATTAAAAAATCAGACAAGTATTTTATTTTCTAGTGAACCGGATATTTCTTTTCTTAATGCTAACGGAGAATTAGTTGCCGTCATAGAAGTTAAAGGAGGCAAAGACACTGCTGGAGCATTAGAAAGATATGGTGCAGCTAAAAAAAGTTTTGAAGAAGCAAGACGTTTAAATCCAGAAGTTATAACAATATTTTTGGCAAATTGTATTACACAAGAAGTTAATAAAAGACTTAAAAGTGATGAATTAGTTACCAATATTTATGATTTAACTCAGATTGTTTCTAAGGATGAGTTTAGACAGCAGTTTGCAGTCGATATTTTAAAATTCATTAAAATAGATCTAAAAAAAAAGTAG
- a CDS encoding M3 family metallopeptidase: MTITTSTHNPLLIGKGLPPFDQIKPEQVIPAMTELLPELDSKLTHLEASVILSWEGLVEPLTEIEEKLTWTWGIIGHLMGVKNSPELRQAYETVQPQVVEFINKLSQSKPLYQAFKTLKESSVWDSLENAQKRIVETAIREAELSGVGLTDEKREKFNQIQLEMADLSTKFSNHVLDATKAFKLKLTTEKEVEGLPASLLSLAAQTARTEGEETATPEAGPWVITLDYPSYIPFMKYSTQKDLREKVYKASISRASRGELDNNPLIERILELRKEQSQLLGYDTYAEVSLARKMAPNVEAVETLLEELRKVSYDAAVKDLETLKTFAKTEDLQPWDVSFWAEKQREILFNFTAEELRPYFPLPQVLDGLFTLAKRIFGVTIIAADGEVPVWQEDIRYFQVNNEAGEAIAHFYLDPYSRPAEKRGGAWMNDCIGRAKIRLEEQFTTRLPVAYLICNQTPPVDGKPSLMTFEEVTTLFHEFGHGLQHMLTKVDYPGASGINNVEWDAVELPSQFMENWCYDKATLFNMAKHYETGETLPEHYYNKLIAARNYMSGSAMLRQLHFSFLDLELHHRYQPNGNETPAQVRERIAEKTTVMKPLPEDAFLCSFGHIFAGGYAAGYYSYKWAEVLSADAFSAFEEAGLEDEKAVSETGKRFRDTVLALGGSLHPMEVFKAFRGREPKTEPLLRHSGLLKVA; this comes from the coding sequence ATGACCATCACAACCTCAACACATAATCCCTTACTAATAGGAAAAGGACTTCCCCCCTTCGACCAAATTAAACCAGAACAAGTCATTCCAGCAATGACAGAATTACTGCCAGAGTTAGACAGTAAATTAACCCATCTTGAAGCATCTGTTATCCTCAGTTGGGAAGGTTTAGTGGAACCCCTAACAGAAATCGAAGAAAAATTAACTTGGACTTGGGGAATTATCGGCCATTTAATGGGGGTTAAAAATAGTCCTGAATTACGGCAAGCTTACGAAACTGTACAACCCCAAGTTGTGGAATTTATTAACAAGCTAAGCCAAAGTAAACCCCTTTATCAAGCTTTTAAAACCCTAAAAGAAAGTTCTGTTTGGGATAGCTTAGAAAATGCTCAAAAACGCATTGTTGAAACAGCTATCAGAGAAGCAGAATTATCAGGAGTTGGGTTAACGGACGAAAAGCGGGAAAAATTCAACCAAATTCAATTAGAAATGGCAGACCTTTCTACCAAATTTTCTAACCATGTTTTAGATGCAACTAAAGCCTTTAAACTAAAATTAACGACAGAAAAAGAAGTCGAAGGTTTGCCCGCAAGTTTACTCAGTTTAGCCGCACAAACTGCCCGTACAGAAGGAGAAGAAACAGCGACCCCTGAAGCTGGCCCTTGGGTAATAACCTTAGATTATCCTAGTTATATTCCCTTCATGAAATATAGCACCCAAAAGGACTTAAGGGAGAAGGTTTATAAAGCCTCTATTTCCCGTGCATCTAGGGGAGAATTGGACAATAATCCTTTAATTGAGCGTATCTTAGAACTGCGGAAAGAACAATCACAATTATTAGGTTATGACACCTATGCAGAGGTGAGTTTAGCCCGTAAAATGGCCCCCAATGTAGAAGCAGTAGAAACCTTACTCGAAGAGTTAAGAAAAGTCAGTTATGATGCTGCTGTTAAAGACTTAGAGACCCTGAAAACCTTTGCAAAAACTGAGGATTTACAGCCTTGGGATGTAAGTTTTTGGGCAGAAAAACAACGGGAAATCTTGTTTAATTTTACTGCCGAAGAATTACGCCCTTATTTTCCTTTACCTCAAGTATTAGACGGGTTATTTACCCTAGCAAAACGTATCTTTGGGGTAACAATTATTGCAGCAGATGGAGAGGTACCCGTTTGGCAAGAAGATATACGATATTTCCAGGTCAATAATGAAGCAGGAGAAGCGATCGCACACTTTTATTTAGACCCCTATAGTCGTCCCGCAGAAAAGCGCGGAGGGGCCTGGATGAATGATTGTATTGGACGGGCAAAAATACGCCTAGAAGAACAATTTACGACCCGTTTACCCGTTGCTTATTTAATTTGTAATCAAACCCCTCCTGTTGATGGAAAACCCAGTTTAATGACCTTTGAAGAAGTAACAACCTTATTTCATGAATTCGGTCATGGGTTACAACATATGTTGACAAAAGTTGATTATCCTGGGGCATCAGGAATCAATAATGTAGAATGGGATGCGGTAGAATTGCCCAGTCAATTTATGGAGAATTGGTGTTACGATAAAGCGACTTTATTTAACATGGCCAAGCATTATGAAACGGGAGAAACCCTACCAGAACATTACTATAATAAGTTAATTGCTGCTCGTAATTATATGAGTGGTTCGGCTATGTTACGGCAACTACATTTTAGTTTCTTGGACTTAGAATTACACCATCGTTATCAACCCAATGGAAACGAAACACCGGCCCAAGTTCGGGAACGCATTGCTGAGAAAACAACCGTCATGAAACCGTTACCTGAAGACGCATTTTTATGTTCTTTTGGTCATATTTTTGCGGGGGGTTATGCAGCAGGTTATTATAGTTATAAGTGGGCAGAAGTGTTAAGTGCGGATGCTTTTTCGGCCTTTGAAGAAGCAGGGTTAGAAGATGAAAAAGCGGTTTCAGAAACAGGTAAACGTTTCCGAGATACGGTGTTAGCATTAGGGGGAAGTTTACACCCTATGGAAGTGTTTAAAGCTTTCCGAGGAAGGGAACCCAAAACGGAACCATTGTTAAGGCATAGTGGTTTATTAAAGGTAGCATAA